The genomic DNA TTCGTAACCGAAGATGGCTGCGCCATTTACATCATTGAAAGACTGAACCAACTGGCTAAAGCCAGCTCCCCAGAAGATATTATCGCCAAGGATAAGGGCTACTTTATCATTACCAATGAATGATTCACCAATAACAAAAGCCTGCGCCAGTCCGTTTGGTTTTTCCTGTACGGCGTAGCTGAAAGAGCAACCTAATTTTTTACCGTCGCCCAGCAAACGCTGGAACTGGCTGCTGTCTTCAGGAGTGGTAATGATCAAGACTTCTTTGATACCAGCCAACATTAGTACAGACAGCGGATAATAAATCATCGGCTTGTCGTAAATAGGCATGAGTTGCTTACTAATGCCCCTGGTTATGGGATACAGTCTTGTACCTGATCCGCCGGCAAGAATAATTCCTTTCATTATTAGGATGTTTTCTTTGTTCTGTTTTTATAGCTTGTTGCCTTTCGGGGGCATCGGCTATAAGTCGTTTATTGGTTATGCTTTATTTAAAGTTCTGCCCTATCCGGTATCACCAATCGTTCTCTCACAGGCCAGGACTATTACTGACCCTTGAAAAATTCAGACAATGTAGGCAATTGCAGATCCTTATCGGATAAAGAAAACTGCTCTTGCGGTAACTGCCAGTTGATGCCAATTTCGGGATCGTTATAAATGATGCCACCTTCTGCCTGTTTGTTATAATAGTTATCACATTTATAAAAGAAGGTAGCAGTATCACTCAATACCACGAATCCGTGCGCAAAGCCGCGTGGGATAAAAAGTTGCAAATGGTTTTCACCGGTTAATTCTACTGCTACATGCTCTCCAAATGTAGGTGAGCCCTTCCTGATATCTACGGCAATATCCAATACAGCACCGGTGATAGCCCGAACCAGTTTTGCCTGTGCTGCATCCCCGGTTTGGAAATGCAAGCCTCTTAAAACACCTTTTGAGGAATAAGACTGGTTGTCCTGCACAAATTCGACAGACTGCCCCGTAAGGTCCTCAAACTTTTTTTTATTAAAGCTCTCGAAAAAATAGCCCCTGCTGTCGGGGAATACTGTATCGTGTATGATATAACAGCCTTCTAATTTAGTTGCCTCTACTTTCATGGATATTATCTGTCTGCGTATTGTGTCTCGTAATAGTTCTGATAAGCACCTGATGTTACGTTTTTCAACCAGGTTTCATTGGACAGATACCAGTCGATTGTTTTGCTCAGTCCTTCTTCAAAAGTTACAGAAGGCTTCCAGCCAAGTTCTTTGTTGATCCTGGAAGCGTCGATGGCATAACGTAAGTCATGTCCGGGTCTGTCTTTGACGTAAGAGATCAATGCTTCACTGGTTCCCGGCGTTCTTCCGAGTTTTTCATCCATGAGCTTGCAAAGCAGTTTTACGAGGTCTATATTTTTCCACTCGTTAAAGCCGCCTACGTTATAGCTGTCGTGATTTTTACCGTTATGGAAGACGGTGTCGATGGCACGGGCATGATCTATAACAAAAAGCCAGTCGCGGGTATTATCGCCTTTACCGTATACAGGCAAGGGCTTATTATGGATGATATTATTAATGAAAAGCGGAATAAGCTTTTCCGGAAAATGGTTGGGACCGTAGTTATTGGAACAGTTGGTAATTACATATCCCAGACCATAGGTTTCACCATAGGCGCGGACAAAGTGGTCGGAACCTGCTTTGCTGGCTGAATAGGGGGAATTGGGAGAATAAGGCGTTGTTTCTGTAAAGAAGCCGGTATCGCCCAGCGTTCCAAAGACCTCATCGGTAGAAACGTGATGGAAACGGTGGTTGGCATAGTCTCCTTTCCAGCACTCTTTTGCAGCATTCAACAGGTTCACTGTGCCTATAATATTTGTATATACGAAATCCAGTGGCGACAAAATGGAACGATCGACATGAGATTCTGCTGCCAGGTGAATGACATCTGTTACTTCGTGTTTTTTGAAAAGCGCCTCTATTACATCTTTGTCAAGGATATCGGCTTTCTCAAACACATAATTTGGGGCAGACTCTATGTCGCGCAGGTTCTCCAGGTTTCCGGCATAAGTAAGCGCATCAAGATTGATGATCTTATACTCCGGGTAATTATTTACAAACAGACGAACTACATGGGAGCCAATAAAACCAGCTCCGCCGGTGATAATAATAGATTTCGACATGCACAAAAGAATTGGGCGGAAAGTTATATGTTTTTTAGAGAACCCCAGCTGCCCGCGCGGCCATTTAAGCTGAAAAGCAGCTTAAAAAACAGTTCTGTCACCAATTATAAAACAATTCCGTTATGCTATTAAGCATATTGGGAGAGCCAGATAGCGTTCATTTCAATTTGCCAATAAAAGCGTAAGGGGGCTATTCGAAACTTCACTACCACTGTATAGGTATTACAAGCATCTGCATTAAGTTATACGCTTGTACAAAAGGCAGAGCTCTTATCCAATACAGGAAATTTAACATATTAACTACACCAACCTTCGTAGATATTGGGATTTCCTTTTCATCTTCGCAGTCCGGAAGCAGGATTATGGTTTCCGTCGGCAAAAAGTTATGAAAATTTCTATTCTTACCATTCTAACATTGTTTGTAGTCCAGACGATCACCTACGGCCAATCGGCCGTTATTGGTGGCAAAGTTCAGGACAGTACCTCCCATACTGCTATCGATGGCGCCGATATATTCCTGCTGGGCAGGGAAAGCCGGAAACCTTTGTTGCATGTACGCGCCGATAGTATGGGTTTTGTACTCCGGCAGGTACCAAATGGTAATTTCCGTATTGTGGTAAGTGCGGCAGGTTATAACAGCGATACGCTGCCTGTAATAGTTAATGCCAGCGATTCTTTATCACTGGCTGTTTTACTGAAGCCATTGGCCAACGAACTTGATGGTGTAGTGGTAAAAGCCAATCCTAAACCTATTAGTGTAAAAGGCGACACAGTTGTTTTTCATGCCGATGCATTTGCGGTACGCCCCAATGCCCAGCTGGAAGATCTGTTGCGGAAACTGCCAGGCATAGACGTAGACAAAGACGGAAACATAACCATGCAGGGCCAGAAAATAGATAAGATCACTGTTAACGGAAAAGACTTTTTTCTTGGCAATATTAAACAAGCCAATAGTTTACCTGCCGAAATGATCTCTTCAATAGAAGCATTCGGTACGCAGTCTGAACGAGCCAAATTCAGTAAGGTAAGAGAGAACAGTCAAACGCGGACATTGAACATCAAGACCAAGAAAGGAATGGATCAGGCTGTTTTCGGCAATGCGTATGCCAGTAAGGGACAAGGCGACAGCTATGCTGCGGGAGGACAGTTTACACGGTTCGGTGGAGAAAGGATGCTAATGGGCGGGTTAAAACTTAATAATATCAACAACCGCTTTTCAGGTGTGGAAAGCAAGAACATGGGGCCGCAGAATGGGATACAATCTACAGCCTCATTCAATATCAATTATCGTGAGAAATGGGGGCAAAAGCTAACAGCAGCACTTTCATTCGACAACAGCAATCAAAAGATGGATGTGCTGCAAACCACCAGCCGCCGCACGTTTTTCAGTGACTCCAGTTTACAGGAAAACAGGCTGGGACAAAGCGTGAACAAAACAGCCAGCTACCCGGTAAATCTTTCGTTAACCTATGATGTCGACAGTATGAACCAGCTGCAACTGATTTCCGGCATCACCGTTTCCAACGGCAATAACCGCAACCAGGATACCGCAGCCATACAAACATTACTAAATAATAACAACAACTATCTCAGTAGCAAAACGGAAACAAATAACACATCGCGGCAAAACTCGGTTAGCCTTAATAACCAGTTGGAGTGGCGTCACCGTTTTAACAAGGCCGGCAGGACATTGCAATGGGGAGTTACGCAGTCTACCCAAACCAGTAACAGCCCGGGCAGCCTTTATTCGCTTCTTAACGGCTATGACCGTTCCGGTAATATAACTCAACAAACACTCACCAACCAACAGTTTACGCAAGACACCAAAGGCAGCGGGTACGGAACCTCTGTGATGTATACCGAACCACTGGCACGCGACCATCAACTGTCGTTCACCTACTCCTTTAATACCGACCTTCAAACGAACGACAGGAGGAGTAATGATTTCGACAGCCTTACAGGCGCCTACAGCAAACCCAATACCCTTACAACGAACCGTTTCAATAATCGTAATAGCAGCCACCGGGTGGAGGGTAGTTATGGTATGAACAGGAAGGATATCAATTACCAACTTGGACTTGGCTGGCAACATACGACGTTAGACAATCAAAACTTTGCACCTGACAGGAACACCCGGCAACAGTTCACGAATCTGTTTCCAAGAGCAATGATCAACTTCAACCTGGGTAAAGGCAAAAGCCTGTCTGTTAATTACAATGGCATGAGTTCAGCGCCAACGCTCGAGCAGTTACAACCACTCCCCGACCTGACCAACCCACTTCTTGTAAAGACGGGCAATCCTGATCTGAAGCAATCGTTCAATCATAGTATAAGCGCCAATCTTAACTCGTACAGCATGAAAACTTTTAAAGGCATC from Filimonas effusa includes the following:
- a CDS encoding outer membrane beta-barrel protein gives rise to the protein MKISILTILTLFVVQTITYGQSAVIGGKVQDSTSHTAIDGADIFLLGRESRKPLLHVRADSMGFVLRQVPNGNFRIVVSAAGYNSDTLPVIVNASDSLSLAVLLKPLANELDGVVVKANPKPISVKGDTVVFHADAFAVRPNAQLEDLLRKLPGIDVDKDGNITMQGQKIDKITVNGKDFFLGNIKQANSLPAEMISSIEAFGTQSERAKFSKVRENSQTRTLNIKTKKGMDQAVFGNAYASKGQGDSYAAGGQFTRFGGERMLMGGLKLNNINNRFSGVESKNMGPQNGIQSTASFNINYREKWGQKLTAALSFDNSNQKMDVLQTTSRRTFFSDSSLQENRLGQSVNKTASYPVNLSLTYDVDSMNQLQLISGITVSNGNNRNQDTAAIQTLLNNNNNYLSSKTETNNTSRQNSVSLNNQLEWRHRFNKAGRTLQWGVTQSTQTSNSPGSLYSLLNGYDRSGNITQQTLTNQQFTQDTKGSGYGTSVMYTEPLARDHQLSFTYSFNTDLQTNDRRSNDFDSLTGAYSKPNTLTTNRFNNRNSSHRVEGSYGMNRKDINYQLGLGWQHTTLDNQNFAPDRNTRQQFTNLFPRAMINFNLGKGKSLSVNYNGMSSAPTLEQLQPLPDLTNPLLVKTGNPDLKQSFNHSISANLNSYSMKTFKGIMLSVQGDMVQNQIVASTKLQAGGVQEQRYMNINGTYHLGTMASYSFGLSKTKGTRNSGSISSRLRYGHDMGMINGEQNTTNSVSWGQTVKFNYSIANQFIAELVGGSEYSDYRYSVNPAQNTRSWTQNATLNLSYELPFGINIQSTYSWMHQGTSGLLPSQSSGVLNAAIFKRLFEKQQWQIRLSGFDLLNTNRNYTQSAAFNYVYTNQTNQLQRMLLLSLVYDFRMYPGLKKGEKSPYSAPHSPYGAYGMGSRMM
- the rfbB gene encoding dTDP-glucose 4,6-dehydratase: MSKSIIITGGAGFIGSHVVRLFVNNYPEYKIINLDALTYAGNLENLRDIESAPNYVFEKADILDKDVIEALFKKHEVTDVIHLAAESHVDRSILSPLDFVYTNIIGTVNLLNAAKECWKGDYANHRFHHVSTDEVFGTLGDTGFFTETTPYSPNSPYSASKAGSDHFVRAYGETYGLGYVITNCSNNYGPNHFPEKLIPLFINNIIHNKPLPVYGKGDNTRDWLFVIDHARAIDTVFHNGKNHDSYNVGGFNEWKNIDLVKLLCKLMDEKLGRTPGTSEALISYVKDRPGHDLRYAIDASRINKELGWKPSVTFEEGLSKTIDWYLSNETWLKNVTSGAYQNYYETQYADR
- the rfbC gene encoding dTDP-4-dehydrorhamnose 3,5-epimerase, which produces MKVEATKLEGCYIIHDTVFPDSRGYFFESFNKKKFEDLTGQSVEFVQDNQSYSSKGVLRGLHFQTGDAAQAKLVRAITGAVLDIAVDIRKGSPTFGEHVAVELTGENHLQLFIPRGFAHGFVVLSDTATFFYKCDNYYNKQAEGGIIYNDPEIGINWQLPQEQFSLSDKDLQLPTLSEFFKGQ